From the Oleiharenicola lentus genome, one window contains:
- the nusB gene encoding transcription antitermination factor NusB: protein MSSQFTQRRECRAAAFQYLYAWSVNQPANLGADLQLFFEHLEQPRDHYAFAEELIHGTLEHVAEIDGHIRSLAHNWEFDRVARIDLAILRLAMFEMLYRKDIPPVVSINEAIDLSKQFSTSDSKRFINGILDRMKDKLGRDARKPTTE, encoded by the coding sequence GCCGCGCCGCCGCGTTCCAGTATCTCTATGCGTGGAGCGTCAACCAGCCCGCCAACCTCGGCGCCGACCTGCAGCTGTTCTTCGAGCACCTTGAGCAGCCCCGCGACCACTACGCCTTCGCCGAGGAGCTGATCCACGGCACCCTTGAGCACGTGGCGGAGATCGACGGCCACATCCGCAGCCTCGCCCACAACTGGGAGTTCGACCGCGTCGCCCGCATCGATCTCGCCATCCTCCGGCTGGCGATGTTCGAGATGCTCTACCGCAAGGACATCCCGCCGGTCGTCTCGATCAACGAGGCCATTGATCTCAGCAAGCAGTTCTCCACGTCGGACTCGAAGCGCTTCATCAACGGCATCCTCGACCGGATGAAGGACAAGCTCGGACGCGACGCGCGCAAGCCGACCACGGAGTAA